Proteins found in one Halococcus agarilyticus genomic segment:
- a CDS encoding nicotinate phosphoribosyltransferase, translating to MTAFDIVSPETIREGEATDAYFERTVETLEHADRNPRVTAEVTADQFPTGEFEAFAGIEDAAQLFAGRDVDVDALREGQLFDGGPVLRIEGPYLEFARLETALLGFLSQASGMATDALRARRAAPDASLLSFGARHVHPSIAATVERNALLGGFDGFSHTAAGDLLGREASGTMPHALVICFGKGSQEDAWRAFDEAVAESVPRIALCDTYSDEVDEVLRAADALGDRLDSVRIDTTSSRRGDIRHILREVRWELDVRGREDVDLFVSGGLGPADLRELRDVVEGFGVGGHVSNADPVDFALDIVEVDGEPAAKRGKLSGSKQVYRTTEGGHHVALADREEPAEGDALLEPLVRGGDVVREFDLDAAIERAGEDARRVDFDATP from the coding sequence ATGACTGCCTTCGATATCGTGTCGCCCGAGACCATTCGCGAGGGTGAGGCGACCGACGCCTACTTCGAACGCACGGTCGAGACCTTAGAACACGCCGACCGGAACCCACGGGTTACGGCCGAGGTGACGGCCGATCAGTTTCCCACCGGCGAGTTCGAGGCCTTCGCCGGGATCGAGGACGCCGCGCAGCTGTTCGCAGGCCGGGACGTCGACGTCGACGCCCTCCGCGAAGGCCAGCTGTTCGACGGCGGCCCCGTCCTGCGGATCGAGGGCCCGTATCTCGAATTCGCGCGGCTCGAAACCGCGCTGCTGGGATTTCTCTCCCAGGCGTCGGGGATGGCGACCGACGCGCTCCGCGCACGCCGGGCGGCTCCCGACGCCTCGCTCCTGAGCTTCGGCGCACGCCACGTCCACCCGTCGATTGCGGCGACCGTCGAGCGGAACGCTCTCCTGGGTGGGTTCGACGGCTTCTCACACACCGCTGCGGGCGACCTGCTCGGGCGCGAGGCCAGCGGCACGATGCCCCACGCGCTCGTGATCTGCTTTGGCAAGGGTTCACAGGAGGACGCGTGGCGCGCGTTCGACGAGGCCGTCGCCGAGTCGGTTCCCCGGATCGCGCTGTGTGACACCTACTCCGACGAGGTCGATGAGGTGCTTCGAGCAGCGGACGCGCTCGGCGACCGCCTCGACAGCGTCCGGATCGACACCACCAGCTCGCGCCGGGGCGACATCCGCCACATCCTGCGCGAGGTGCGCTGGGAGCTCGACGTTCGTGGCCGCGAGGACGTCGACCTGTTCGTCAGCGGCGGGCTGGGTCCCGCGGACCTCCGCGAGCTCCGTGACGTCGTCGAGGGGTTCGGTGTCGGCGGTCACGTCTCGAACGCCGACCCCGTCGACTTCGCGCTCGACATCGTCGAGGTCGACGGCGAGCCCGCCGCGAAGCGTGGGAAGCTCTCCGGGTCGAAGCAGGTCTATCGAACGACGGAGGGGGGCCACCACGTCGCGCTCGCCGATCGGGAGGAGCCGGCCGAGGGCGACGCGCTGCTCGAACCGCTGGTCCGCGGCGGCGATGTCGTGCGCGAGTTCGATCTCGACGCGGCGATCGAGCGCGCGGGCGAGGACGCCAGGCGAGTCGATTTCGACGCGACGCCCTGA
- a CDS encoding Hvo_1808 family surface protein, protein MRTLAALLLAALVVLAGCSVPFTAGNGSADDATQGASPTPSGDATATPAAAGDTDAATGTTDGASTTSGDGSSTERTDTQGAMQNLADPPEDVLGWENGVWYNESIPVAAADGLNATERRAVVNRTMARIERVRELEFNRTVPVEVISREEFQQRPSAGTGGDAAPAFRTFDNAKFEGLFLIGEAENSLAVQQANRGQSVAGYYSPTEDSIVVVSESATPRLNRSTLAHELVHALQDQQFDLAASNPATREAYNARNGLIEGEANYVQRRYDDRCGGEWECLDLDAGSTANTSAGDGLHLGVYVLSFFPYADGPGFVDAIYQQRGWEGVNALHDDLPASTEQVIRPDLYGEDAPTNVSIDDTSSEGWSRVELERPGRPDYAVLGQSALAAMFAYTLYDDYNRSTAVSPREFLNTDGPGQVNQSDPFNYGLNYTDGWDGDKMFVYQQRNRTGYVWKLTWDSPAEAREFVAGYEQLLAHWGGSPVGEDGNVWQVREESPFADAFSIQRDGDTVTIVNAPTVDGLDAVHDGAADG, encoded by the coding sequence ATGCGAACGCTCGCCGCCCTGTTGCTCGCCGCCCTCGTCGTTCTCGCCGGCTGTAGCGTGCCCTTCACCGCCGGCAACGGATCGGCCGACGACGCCACCCAAGGCGCATCGCCGACCCCGTCCGGCGACGCGACGGCCACGCCCGCGGCCGCGGGTGACACCGACGCCGCGACCGGAACGACCGACGGAGCCAGCACGACGTCTGGCGACGGCTCGTCCACCGAGCGCACCGATACCCAGGGAGCGATGCAGAACCTCGCCGATCCGCCCGAGGACGTGCTCGGTTGGGAGAACGGCGTCTGGTACAACGAGTCGATACCGGTCGCCGCGGCGGACGGCCTCAACGCCACCGAGCGCCGCGCGGTCGTCAACCGGACGATGGCCCGGATCGAGCGCGTCCGGGAGCTCGAGTTCAATCGGACGGTGCCGGTCGAGGTGATCTCGCGCGAGGAGTTCCAGCAGCGCCCGAGCGCCGGGACCGGCGGCGACGCCGCACCGGCGTTTCGGACGTTCGACAACGCGAAGTTCGAGGGCCTGTTCCTGATCGGGGAGGCGGAGAACTCGCTCGCGGTCCAGCAGGCGAACCGCGGCCAGAGCGTCGCCGGCTACTACAGCCCGACCGAGGACTCGATCGTGGTGGTGTCCGAGAGCGCCACCCCCCGGCTCAACCGCTCGACGCTCGCCCACGAGCTGGTCCACGCGCTCCAGGACCAGCAGTTCGATCTCGCGGCGAGCAACCCGGCGACCCGCGAGGCGTACAACGCCCGGAACGGGCTGATCGAGGGCGAGGCCAACTACGTCCAGCGCCGGTACGACGACCGGTGTGGCGGCGAGTGGGAGTGCCTCGATCTCGACGCGGGGAGCACCGCCAACACCAGCGCGGGCGACGGCCTCCACCTCGGAGTCTACGTCCTCAGCTTCTTCCCGTACGCCGACGGTCCGGGCTTCGTCGACGCGATCTACCAGCAGCGCGGCTGGGAGGGCGTGAACGCGCTCCACGACGACCTGCCCGCGAGCACGGAGCAGGTGATCCGTCCCGACCTCTACGGCGAGGACGCCCCCACGAACGTCTCGATCGACGACACGAGTTCCGAGGGGTGGTCGCGCGTCGAACTGGAACGTCCCGGCCGGCCCGACTACGCGGTGCTCGGCCAGTCGGCGCTCGCGGCGATGTTCGCCTACACCCTCTACGACGACTACAACCGCTCGACCGCCGTCTCGCCACGGGAGTTCCTCAACACCGACGGGCCGGGCCAGGTCAACCAGTCCGACCCGTTCAACTACGGGCTCAACTACACCGACGGCTGGGACGGCGACAAGATGTTCGTCTACCAGCAGCGAAATCGGACGGGCTACGTCTGGAAACTGACGTGGGACTCGCCGGCCGAAGCCCGCGAGTTCGTGGCAGGCTACGAACAACTCCTCGCTCACTGGGGCGGTTCGCCCGTCGGCGAGGACGGGAACGTCTGGCAGGTCCGCGAGGAGTCGCCGTTCGCCGACGCGTTCTCGATCCAGCGCGACGGCGACACCGTGACGATCGTCAACGCCCCGACGGTCGACGGTCTCGACGCGGTCCACGACGGCGCGGCCGACGGCTGA
- a CDS encoding cysteine hydrolase family protein: protein MEFDPDRTAVVVVDMQKGFCHPEGSLHSPESEAVVEPIAGLLDDARAAGASAVFTRDVHPEGQFDGNHYYDEFDRWGEHVVEGTWETEIVDGLDARDGDHVVTKHTYDAFHDTELEGWLDAHGIDDLLVCGTLANVCVLHTAGSAGLRDFRPVLVDDAIGYIEEAHHEYALDHADWLFGEVTERADVDFA from the coding sequence ATGGAGTTCGATCCAGATCGAACGGCCGTCGTGGTGGTCGACATGCAGAAGGGGTTCTGTCACCCCGAGGGAAGCCTCCATTCCCCCGAGAGCGAGGCGGTCGTCGAGCCGATCGCGGGGCTGCTCGACGACGCGCGGGCGGCCGGGGCGAGTGCGGTCTTCACGCGGGACGTCCATCCCGAGGGACAGTTCGACGGCAACCACTACTACGACGAGTTCGACCGCTGGGGCGAGCACGTCGTCGAGGGGACGTGGGAGACCGAGATCGTCGACGGGCTCGACGCACGGGACGGAGATCACGTCGTCACGAAACACACCTACGACGCCTTCCACGACACCGAACTGGAGGGGTGGCTCGACGCCCACGGGATCGACGATCTCCTCGTCTGTGGCACGCTCGCCAACGTCTGCGTGCTCCACACCGCCGGCAGCGCCGGGCTCCGGGATTTCCGGCCCGTGCTCGTCGACGACGCGATCGGCTACATCGAGGAAGCCCACCACGAGTACGCGCTCGATCACGCCGACTGGCTGTTCGGCGAGGTTACAGAGCGCGCGGACGTCGACTTCGCATGA
- a CDS encoding GNAT family N-acetyltransferase, whose amino-acid sequence MTEGLRIRQYEPADRDAVLALHERALRDTGASVEDVPPEFEADLRDIADAYLDGEFVIGECDGDLVAMGGYRPAKGSPDAFERSIADPERTAELKRMRVAPAYQRHGFGTAVLGKLESSARERGFERMVLDTGPEMTAARSFYEGHGYGQTGRQTFRGGDIGVVFYEKELGISS is encoded by the coding sequence ATGACCGAGGGGCTGCGAATCAGGCAGTACGAGCCCGCCGATCGCGACGCGGTGCTCGCCCTCCACGAGCGCGCGCTCCGCGACACCGGTGCGTCCGTCGAGGACGTTCCGCCCGAGTTCGAAGCGGACCTCCGCGACATCGCCGACGCGTACCTCGACGGCGAGTTCGTGATCGGCGAGTGCGACGGCGACCTCGTTGCGATGGGCGGCTATCGGCCGGCGAAGGGGAGTCCTGACGCCTTCGAGCGGTCGATCGCCGACCCCGAGCGGACGGCCGAACTGAAGCGGATGCGCGTCGCGCCGGCGTACCAGCGCCACGGGTTCGGGACGGCGGTCCTCGGGAAGCTGGAATCGTCCGCCCGCGAACGCGGGTTCGAGCGGATGGTGCTCGATACGGGCCCCGAGATGACGGCCGCCCGCTCGTTCTACGAGGGCCACGGCTACGGACAGACCGGACGGCAGACGTTCCGCGGCGGCGACATCGGGGTGGTGTTCTACGAGAAAGAACTCGGAATCAGTTCCTGA
- a CDS encoding PaaI family thioesterase, with translation MIDETDDAAAFLQAHIDDHGYLSWLGTQVDSIEHDRLVMTIPFDEKLTNTRPNGDDDGTANIHGGIAATLIDTAGGIALRPTLDDPVNEGVTTINLTVNYLRPAAGDLTATAEVIRSGSSVGVSTVTVESEAPDGEMKPVATGQGAYRLFRN, from the coding sequence ATGATCGACGAGACGGACGACGCGGCGGCCTTCCTTCAGGCGCACATCGACGACCACGGCTACCTCTCGTGGCTCGGCACGCAGGTCGACTCGATCGAGCACGATCGACTCGTCATGACGATCCCGTTCGACGAGAAGCTCACGAACACGCGGCCGAACGGCGACGACGACGGGACCGCGAACATCCACGGCGGGATCGCCGCGACGCTGATCGACACCGCCGGCGGGATCGCGCTCCGCCCGACCCTCGACGACCCGGTGAACGAGGGCGTGACGACGATCAACCTCACCGTCAACTACCTCCGCCCGGCCGCCGGCGACCTCACCGCGACCGCCGAGGTGATCCGCTCGGGATCGAGCGTCGGCGTCTCCACGGTGACGGTCGAGAGCGAGGCTCCCGACGGCGAGATGAAGCCGGTCGCCACGGGCCAGGGGGCCTACCGGCTGTTCAGGAACTGA
- a CDS encoding DUF4385 family protein — protein sequence MTEGPEYDIDFRAHPEEYGIGRGEEGVFKIQPYKDELLPLWGYVDREAADESGEAIYERYREYRENEEFPGMDMARKYLRMGYTRSMRYARYPGGQKYVDSEARCASDDERAKPASSGEERDPEHWADHDKREAALVYEVWQEIVENDDEYQRLKNEHREQHR from the coding sequence ATGACGGAGGGTCCCGAGTACGATATCGACTTCCGTGCCCACCCCGAGGAGTACGGGATCGGTCGCGGCGAGGAGGGTGTGTTCAAGATCCAGCCGTACAAGGACGAACTCCTGCCGCTGTGGGGCTATGTGGACCGTGAGGCCGCGGACGAGTCGGGCGAAGCCATCTACGAGCGGTATCGAGAATACCGGGAGAACGAGGAGTTTCCGGGCATGGACATGGCGCGGAAGTACCTCCGGATGGGATACACCCGGTCGATGCGATACGCCCGATATCCTGGCGGGCAGAAGTACGTCGATAGCGAGGCGCGTTGCGCCTCGGATGACGAGCGGGCGAAGCCCGCGAGCAGCGGTGAGGAGCGCGATCCCGAACACTGGGCCGACCACGACAAGCGCGAGGCCGCGCTCGTCTACGAGGTCTGGCAAGAGATAGTGGAAAACGACGACGAATATCAGCGGCTGAAAAACGAACACCGAGAGCAACACCGGTGA
- a CDS encoding DUF5615 family PIN-like protein — translation MLLDENIEHEVLHRLTADGHDVEHVDTVSWLGKGTSDETIARYSLDADRTIVTHDDFVEDVPPNRYRAALFFADDTVSATEVADIIDRMSRLYPHEEVVGLQKTGREWL, via the coding sequence CTGCTTCTCGATGAGAACATCGAACACGAAGTGCTCCACCGGCTCACAGCCGACGGCCACGACGTCGAACACGTCGATACCGTCTCGTGGCTCGGAAAGGGAACCAGCGACGAGACGATCGCCCGCTACTCGCTCGACGCCGATCGAACCATCGTGACTCACGACGACTTCGTCGAAGACGTGCCACCGAATCGGTATCGAGCAGCACTTTTCTTCGCGGACGATACCGTGTCCGCAACGGAGGTCGCGGACATCATCGACCGTATGTCGAGACTCTATCCCCACGAAGAGGTCGTCGGATTACAGAAAACCGGACGTGAATGGCTCTGA
- a CDS encoding DUF433 domain-containing protein encodes MSVVAMHGIVSGDESDVHDEPHIDGSRITVRYVRSQVEECDLRPETVADRYDLDLADVYAALAYYHNNPAEMRRVERDRERAIENAEEMTTLSPPDE; translated from the coding sequence ATGAGCGTCGTCGCGATGCACGGGATCGTCTCGGGCGACGAGTCCGACGTTCACGACGAACCCCACATCGACGGCAGTCGGATCACGGTGCGATACGTGCGCAGCCAAGTCGAGGAGTGCGATCTCCGGCCCGAAACCGTCGCCGACCGATACGACCTCGATCTCGCCGACGTGTACGCGGCGCTCGCGTACTACCACAACAACCCGGCAGAGATGCGTCGCGTCGAGCGCGACCGCGAACGAGCCATCGAAAACGCCGAGGAGATGACGACCCTCTCACCGCCGGACGAGTAG
- a CDS encoding lipoate--protein ligase family protein — MRVFEERAADIDADRERTRELFAHTAATGEPTVRAWTPHRQIAFGRRDTRADGYDRAREAAEAHEFPPVEREVGGRAVAYTGSTVAFARTEPAEGRNIQQRYARATADLQGAFDRLGVEAREGEPPESFCPGSHSLQADGKIAGLAQRVTGDAALVAGIVVTRDAAAMARVLEPIYDALDVAFDPDSIGSVSRADGDADPETVARTIEQALVAGYRDGDDGSAADATDDRDA, encoded by the coding sequence ATGCGCGTCTTCGAGGAGCGGGCGGCCGACATCGACGCCGACCGCGAGCGGACCCGCGAACTGTTCGCACACACCGCCGCGACCGGCGAGCCGACGGTGCGCGCGTGGACGCCCCACCGCCAGATCGCGTTCGGGCGGCGCGACACCCGTGCCGACGGGTACGACCGGGCGCGCGAGGCGGCCGAAGCACACGAGTTCCCTCCTGTCGAGCGCGAGGTCGGCGGGCGCGCGGTCGCGTACACCGGATCGACGGTGGCGTTCGCCCGAACCGAACCCGCCGAAGGGCGGAACATCCAGCAGCGATACGCCCGCGCGACGGCCGACCTCCAGGGCGCGTTCGACCGACTCGGAGTCGAGGCGCGCGAGGGCGAACCCCCCGAGTCGTTCTGTCCGGGATCGCACTCGCTCCAGGCCGACGGCAAGATCGCGGGGCTCGCCCAGCGCGTGACGGGCGACGCCGCGCTCGTCGCGGGGATCGTCGTGACCCGCGACGCCGCGGCGATGGCGAGGGTGCTCGAACCGATCTACGACGCGCTCGACGTGGCGTTCGATCCCGACTCGATCGGGAGTGTCTCACGCGCCGACGGCGACGCCGACCCCGAGACCGTCGCCCGCACGATCGAGCAGGCACTCGTCGCAGGCTACCGAGATGGCGACGACGGATCGGCAGCGGACGCGACCGACGACCGGGACGCTTAG
- a CDS encoding dihydroorotase, whose amino-acid sequence MLIANATLADGRRRDVRVEGERIAAVERRLSADGDETTIDAAGKLLLPGMIDAHVHFREPGFPHKETWASGSRAAAAGGVTTVVDQPNTQPPTVTGEAFDEKATCATGSLVDFGINGGVTSDWRSDELFDRPLFALGEVFLADSTGKLGIDADLFAESVAAATGHGVPVTVHAEDATRFDASAEDRADADAWSAFRTPEAERAAVERACEVGRAAGAQLHIAHTSTPEGIDVASEAGMTCEVTPHHLLLSRDDLDDLGTLGRMNPPLRSEHRREEVYERVVDGTVDLIATDHAPHTREEKDAGIWDAPSGVPGVETALPLLLAEAHAGRLDYERVRDLTATNPAAVFDLPRKGRVEVGRDADLVLVDPDTTREIRGEELATDCGWTPFEGWGGVFPEWTMVRGETVYERTDGEERFGTAIGENVRSRQ is encoded by the coding sequence ATGCTCATCGCGAACGCGACGCTCGCCGACGGCCGCCGGCGCGACGTCCGAGTGGAGGGCGAGCGGATCGCCGCCGTCGAGCGCCGACTGTCGGCCGATGGCGACGAAACCACGATCGACGCCGCCGGGAAGCTCCTGCTGCCGGGGATGATCGACGCTCACGTCCACTTCCGTGAGCCAGGCTTCCCGCACAAAGAGACGTGGGCGAGCGGGAGCCGGGCGGCAGCAGCCGGCGGCGTCACCACGGTCGTGGACCAGCCGAACACCCAACCGCCGACAGTCACGGGCGAGGCGTTCGACGAGAAGGCCACCTGTGCGACGGGCTCACTCGTCGATTTCGGCATCAACGGCGGCGTCACATCCGACTGGCGGTCCGACGAACTGTTCGATCGGCCCCTGTTCGCGCTCGGCGAGGTCTTCCTCGCGGACTCCACAGGGAAGTTGGGTATCGACGCCGATCTGTTCGCCGAGAGCGTTGCGGCCGCGACCGGGCACGGCGTTCCCGTCACCGTCCACGCCGAGGACGCGACGCGGTTCGATGCGAGCGCCGAAGACCGGGCGGACGCCGACGCGTGGAGCGCGTTCCGGACCCCGGAGGCCGAGCGAGCGGCGGTCGAGCGCGCCTGCGAGGTCGGCCGCGCAGCCGGCGCACAGCTCCACATCGCCCATACGAGCACGCCGGAGGGCATCGATGTCGCGAGCGAGGCGGGGATGACCTGTGAAGTGACCCCGCACCACCTCCTGCTCTCGCGCGACGATCTCGACGACCTCGGTACTCTCGGTCGGATGAATCCACCGCTGCGGAGCGAGCACAGGAGGGAGGAGGTGTACGAGCGCGTCGTCGATGGGACGGTCGACCTGATCGCGACCGATCACGCGCCCCACACCCGCGAGGAGAAGGACGCGGGGATCTGGGACGCTCCCAGTGGTGTGCCGGGCGTCGAGACCGCGCTGCCGCTGCTGCTCGCGGAAGCCCATGCGGGCCGGCTCGACTACGAGCGAGTGCGCGATCTCACGGCCACGAACCCCGCCGCGGTGTTCGACCTCCCACGGAAGGGACGGGTCGAAGTCGGGAGGGACGCCGATCTCGTGCTCGTCGATCCCGACACGACCCGCGAGATACGCGGCGAGGAGCTGGCGACGGACTGTGGATGGACGCCGTTCGAGGGATGGGGGGGCGTGTTCCCGGAGTGGACGATGGTGCGCGGCGAGACGGTCTACGAGCGTACCGACGGCGAGGAGCGATTCGGTACAGCGATCGGCGAGAACGTCCGGTCACGTCAGTAG
- a CDS encoding DUF7268 family protein, producing MALGAWLRPRIRLLATAGAVGVVAGALALLALATVRTPEFASTQTFAVGALVLGFAVLGWSGSVLAGSAVETLQSHLDTDTDWTEQDSRRAMARLVGFGAGVMVGVSVATALLT from the coding sequence GTGGCACTCGGTGCGTGGCTCCGCCCGCGAATCCGACTGCTCGCTACGGCGGGCGCGGTCGGGGTCGTCGCGGGCGCGCTCGCCCTCCTCGCTCTCGCTACCGTTCGTACTCCCGAGTTCGCCAGCACGCAGACCTTCGCGGTCGGCGCGCTGGTGCTCGGGTTCGCGGTGCTCGGCTGGTCGGGCTCGGTGCTCGCCGGCAGCGCCGTCGAAACCCTCCAGAGCCACCTCGACACCGATACCGACTGGACCGAGCAGGATTCACGGCGCGCGATGGCTCGGCTGGTCGGGTTCGGCGCGGGCGTGATGGTCGGTGTGAGCGTCGCGACGGCGCTACTGACGTGA
- a CDS encoding ABC transporter permease, protein MSTETEMGSGRTRGIFDRLRASPFLSDLLSNRLALAGLVIVFGMTAVAIYARLFLDLGTISLTQFGQNPPRQAPGWWVQLFGDGATTTTVGFLDYPFGTDGQARDIFPRVLYGAWYAMLYGTITVAVSTVAGVGLGIVAAYFGDVTDNIVMRTMDVLLAFPSLLLALALVAIFPDDLGLWRAVAALTLVYTPRFARVIRGAALAVLEDEYVDATVALGATDPRVIVRHILPNCLAPITVQSTLNFGLAIIDLAALSFLGFGAPTGTPSWGLMLSNGVEQGLLTGQWWWSFFPGLFLAITVLGFNLLGDGMRDALDPRMREAID, encoded by the coding sequence ATGAGTACCGAAACGGAGATGGGCAGCGGCCGTACGCGCGGGATCTTCGATCGCCTCCGGGCGTCGCCGTTCCTCTCGGATCTCCTCTCGAATCGGCTCGCCCTCGCCGGCCTCGTCATCGTGTTCGGGATGACGGCGGTCGCGATCTACGCGCGGCTGTTCCTCGATCTGGGGACCATCTCGCTCACCCAGTTCGGCCAGAACCCGCCGCGGCAAGCCCCGGGCTGGTGGGTGCAGCTGTTCGGCGACGGAGCGACGACCACGACGGTCGGCTTCCTCGACTACCCGTTCGGCACCGACGGCCAGGCGCGCGACATCTTCCCGCGGGTGCTCTACGGCGCGTGGTACGCCATGCTCTACGGCACGATCACCGTCGCGGTCTCGACCGTCGCGGGCGTCGGGCTCGGAATCGTCGCGGCGTACTTCGGTGACGTCACCGACAACATCGTGATGCGGACGATGGACGTGCTGCTCGCCTTTCCCTCCCTGCTGCTCGCGCTCGCGCTGGTCGCCATCTTCCCCGACGATCTCGGGCTCTGGCGCGCGGTCGCCGCGCTCACCCTGGTCTACACGCCCCGGTTCGCCCGGGTGATCCGCGGAGCGGCGCTCGCGGTTCTGGAGGACGAGTACGTCGACGCGACGGTGGCGCTCGGCGCGACCGATCCTCGGGTGATCGTCCGGCACATCCTTCCGAACTGTCTCGCCCCTATCACCGTCCAGAGCACGCTGAACTTCGGGCTCGCGATCATCGACCTCGCCGCGCTGTCGTTCCTCGGGTTCGGTGCGCCAACCGGCACCCCCTCGTGGGGACTGATGCTCTCCAACGGCGTCGAACAGGGCCTCCTGACCGGCCAGTGGTGGTGGTCGTTCTTCCCGGGCCTGTTTCTCGCGATCACCGTCCTGGGGTTCAATCTCCTCGGTGACGGGATGCGCGACGCGCTCGACCCGCGGATGCGCGAGGCCATCGACTGA
- a CDS encoding ABC transporter permease, producing the protein MVSMRFIAKRLLLLVPVLFGVATLVFAILQLSPGNPARAIAGQRASEEFVRQIERELGLNDPIWVQYGRFLVETVQLDLGDSYTVQRGTPVRTILVNKLPITLELALYGQLIGILLGIPFGIISAVKQDTLTDHLTRVGALSGISIPIFWSGPLVILLFAQILGWLPTSGRIDAQRFAIEGITGLITVDTFVQGIQATLASGFAVSNFAAFFSAVSHMILPAATIGIYSMALISRMMRSSMLEVIRQDYIRTARAKGQGAKITLMKHGLRNALIPVITVIGIQFGSLLGGAVLTETVFAIGGIGTLLVEAINVRDYPVVQGTVLVFAFLFTLVNLGVDIAYSALDPRIQQ; encoded by the coding sequence ATGGTCTCGATGCGGTTCATCGCGAAGCGGCTGTTGCTCCTCGTCCCGGTACTCTTTGGGGTCGCGACGCTGGTCTTCGCGATCCTCCAGCTCTCGCCCGGCAACCCGGCGCGCGCGATCGCCGGCCAGCGTGCCTCCGAGGAGTTCGTGCGACAGATCGAGCGCGAGCTCGGGCTCAACGATCCGATCTGGGTGCAGTACGGCCGCTTTCTCGTGGAGACGGTCCAGCTCGATCTCGGGGATTCGTACACCGTCCAGCGCGGCACGCCGGTGCGGACGATCCTCGTGAACAAGCTGCCGATCACGCTCGAACTCGCGCTCTACGGCCAGCTCATCGGCATCCTGCTCGGCATTCCCTTCGGGATCATCAGCGCGGTGAAACAGGACACTCTCACCGACCACCTCACTCGCGTGGGCGCTCTCTCGGGCATCAGTATCCCGATCTTCTGGAGCGGCCCGCTCGTGATCCTCCTGTTCGCCCAGATCCTCGGGTGGCTGCCGACGAGCGGTCGGATCGACGCCCAGCGGTTCGCGATCGAAGGGATCACCGGGCTCATCACGGTCGATACGTTCGTTCAGGGAATTCAGGCTACCCTCGCGAGCGGGTTCGCAGTGAGCAACTTCGCCGCCTTCTTCTCGGCGGTCAGTCACATGATCCTGCCCGCGGCGACGATCGGCATCTACTCGATGGCGCTGATCTCGCGGATGATGCGATCGTCGATGCTCGAAGTCATCCGCCAGGACTACATCCGGACCGCCCGGGCGAAGGGCCAGGGCGCGAAGATCACGCTGATGAAACACGGTCTCCGGAACGCGCTCATTCCGGTCATTACGGTGATCGGCATCCAGTTCGGCTCGCTCCTCGGCGGAGCGGTCCTCACGGAGACCGTCTTCGCGATCGGTGGGATCGGGACGCTGCTGGTGGAAGCGATCAACGTCCGCGACTACCCCGTGGTTCAGGGCACGGTGTTGGTGTTCGCGTTCCTGTTCACCCTGGTGAACCTCGGGGTCGACATCGCCTACTCGGCGCTCGATCCGAGGATCCAACAATGA